The Desulfovibrio oxyclinae DSM 11498 DNA window CGGCATGATCCGACGCTGGACGTGGACAAGGTCAGGGAAATGATCCGCAGTACGCGCGAGACGGGTACCCAGTTCGATGCCGGGCTGTTTTACACCGGTGTCTATCGTATGGCCGTGCCCATCATGGAGCAGGGACGGATCGCCATGGTGCTCGGTCTCGGCGTCATCGAAGCAAGCGTCTCCGGGATGGACTACCTGAACGAAATCGCCACCGCCATGGATGACATGAAGCAGCGCATCGAACGCAATATGTACATGTAGAAACGAGGAACAGGAGTTCTGCTATGGACGACCAACGACCCAACATACTTCTCATCCAGTGTGACCAGCTGGCCGCGGGCGCGCTTTCCTTCTACGGAAATGAAGTGACCAAAACCCCGCACATGGATTCGATAGCCGAAGACGGTGTCGTATTCACCAGCGCTTACTGCAACAGTCCGCTCTGCGCGCCTTCTCGCTTTTCCATGATGTCCGGACAGCAGCCTTCACGCATCGGTGCGTACGACAACGGAGCCGAATTTCCGGCCGACATTCCCACCTTCGCCCATTATCTGCGCGCCAACGGGTACCGGACCACCCTTTGCGGCAAGATGCATTTCGTGGGCGGCGACCAGATGCACGGGTTCGAGGAGCGCCTGACCACCGACATCTACCCCGCCGACCATGGCTGGACACCGGACTGGTCCGATCCCGACCGTCGCTTCGACTGGTGGTACCACAACATGGACAGCGTCACCGAAGCGGGTCACAACGAACGCGCCAACCAGATTGATTTCGATGACGAAGTTGGCTTCAAGGCGCAGCGTCATATCTACGATCTTGCCCGGGACAAAGATGACCGCCCCTTCTGCATGACGGTCTCTTTCACCGACCCGCATGACCCGTACATCTGTCCCCAGGAACACTGGGACCGATATGATCACGACGAAATCGACATGCCTCGCGTGGGACACGTGCCGTATGAAGAGTGCGATCCGCACAGCAAACGGCTTCGCCACGCCTACAAGATGGGTACGGGCGAAATGAATCCGGACGATATCCGCAACGCACGCCACGCCTATTACGGTCAGATCAGTTACCTTGATGACAAGATAGGCCGCATCCTCAAGGCGCTTGACGACACGGGAATGCGCGAGAACACGGTGGTTATGCTCACCGCAGACCATGGCGACATGCTTGGTGAACACGGCCTCTGGTACAAGATGTCCCTGCGCGAAGGCTCTGCGCGGGTGCCGTTCGTCATCAGTGCGCCAAAGATGTTCAACGCCGCTCGCGTTGATAAACCGGTCTCCCTAGTGGACCTGCTGCCCACCATGTTGGATCTCGCCGAAGCGCCGCAGCTTCACGAACCGTCCGACACCATGGATGGCTACAGCCTCCTTCCGCTGGCGCGCGACGGCAAAGACCCGGACCGTGGTCCGGTCATTTCCGAATATCTCGGCGAAGGCGCGATAGCCCCCATGATCATGATACGCGACGACCGCTTCAAATTCATCTGCTGCCCCATGGACCCGCCCCAGCTTTTCGACTTGAACAACGACCCCGAAGAGCTCGAAAATCTGGCGGACAGCCCGGACTACGCTGAGACGGTCCGCTCGTTCCGGCGTCAGGTGGACGAGCACGTTGACCTCGAACAGCTCGACCGCAACGTGCACGCCAGCCAGAAGCGCCGCCGCATCGTCTTTGAGTCCCACATGACAGGCCGTCATACCTCATGGGATTACCACCCTCCTTGTGACGCCGCGAACCAGTACATGCGTAATCACTTGGACCTGAACGACGTGGAGTCCAACGCAAGGATCAAGCGAGGGTAGGGCTTGTACGGTCGCCCCT harbors:
- the betC gene encoding choline-sulfatase, whose translation is MDDQRPNILLIQCDQLAAGALSFYGNEVTKTPHMDSIAEDGVVFTSAYCNSPLCAPSRFSMMSGQQPSRIGAYDNGAEFPADIPTFAHYLRANGYRTTLCGKMHFVGGDQMHGFEERLTTDIYPADHGWTPDWSDPDRRFDWWYHNMDSVTEAGHNERANQIDFDDEVGFKAQRHIYDLARDKDDRPFCMTVSFTDPHDPYICPQEHWDRYDHDEIDMPRVGHVPYEECDPHSKRLRHAYKMGTGEMNPDDIRNARHAYYGQISYLDDKIGRILKALDDTGMRENTVVMLTADHGDMLGEHGLWYKMSLREGSARVPFVISAPKMFNAARVDKPVSLVDLLPTMLDLAEAPQLHEPSDTMDGYSLLPLARDGKDPDRGPVISEYLGEGAIAPMIMIRDDRFKFICCPMDPPQLFDLNNDPEELENLADSPDYAETVRSFRRQVDEHVDLEQLDRNVHASQKRRRIVFESHMTGRHTSWDYHPPCDAANQYMRNHLDLNDVESNARIKRG